In Cyprinus carpio isolate SPL01 chromosome B7, ASM1834038v1, whole genome shotgun sequence, a genomic segment contains:
- the LOC109073654 gene encoding high affinity immunoglobulin epsilon receptor subunit gamma-like, translated as MVVMMMKVGLPFSLLSIWLSFGSADAMSLKEPQICYILDAVLLIYGIVLTVLYCRMKMRSKQAEKLSGKKDAGEGVYEGLKPHDQDTYETIKNKKGRK; from the exons atggtggtgatgatgatgaaggtgggATTGCCCTTCTCTCTTCTTTCTATTTGGCTCAGCTTTGGCAGTGCTG ATGCGATGAGTTTGAAAGAGCCGCAGATATGCTACATCTTGGATGCGGTTCTGCTCATCTATGGGATTGTTCTCACTGTCCTGTACTGCCGAATGAAG ATGAGAAGtaaacaagcagaaaaactttCAGGG AAGAAAGATGCCGGCGAAGGGGTTTATGAG GGTCTCAAGCCTCACGATCAGGACACATATGagaccatcaaaaacaaaaaaggaagaaaatga